One Channa argus isolate prfri chromosome 17, Channa argus male v1.0, whole genome shotgun sequence genomic window, AAGGGCAATAGCAGGTTTCCTGTTAATAACAGAGACGAAAAGCTCATTTTTAGGCGCAAATGCTTGACACCATCTCCTAAACCACAATATTTTACGTAATGTTACATGTAGTTTACACTAACGTAACTACTGCAAATGGAGTTTGCCATTCGTCAGCAGTTGGATCGGTTTCAAGCACTAAGGCTAACACTGACAAAATAGCAACTTAACAACCCACAACCACGCCTGAATGTTTCGGTTTGGTACATTTGTGGCCTTTAAAACCGCGGTTACCCTTGGCAGCTGAACACAAGCAGCATAAGTATCGTCATTTGTGTTTGCGTTAGCAGAGCTCAAGCTCAgcagctagctagctaacaaCAACTAGCATTAGGCTAGCTGTCAGTTTCCTTGCTCTCCTTTTACTTACCCTTGCGGTGACTTTGTACACTGTATAGCCTTTCCGGTGCTTTTTAGGGTCTGTGACAGTATAAAACCGAGCAAGTTCTCCTGTGTCTCGCTGCGATATCATTCTGATAGTGACAACATTGCCAAGGATAGCAGCTAGCTAGCCGTACACatgacagcagcacagtgacaaGAACGCAAATAAGTCAGAGCTCCCCCTTGAGGACGCCTGTGAAACTACCGGCCGTACATGTCACTTTCATCTGCATCAAATTGTGTCCGTGGCAGCTTGTatgttgtttctttaatgtaATATTAGGTGATTGGTTCTTTTACATAACTAATATATGCAAGAGTCAGTGATAATGgatcaatatttaatatatCATCCATACACTTATTGCATAATCAATAGGCTACATAAGAAACATATGCTATAATGTAATACAGAGGTAGGTGATAGAATTTGCACAGTACTTTTATCTAATGGAGCAAATTAAATACCATATAATGtctgtattaaaacaaaaatcatgtaTTATAATCAATGTATTATTGTCAAATAGCAGTGCAGCATTGCCAAGAATGCTCTAGTTCATTTAGAGGAAAAACAATTATAGTAGAAGTAGCTTTCTTCATAAAAAGTATTAGGGTATAAAAGCTTATTGTATTGCCAAACTCaatgtattgtattattatattgtgAAATTAAACTACCTTATAACTGTATAGAATTACGCAGATGAGGTGAagcatttttgcttttaagAAAACATAGTTTAAACAAAGTCAGTAATATAAATCTCAGTATGATAATACGGCACCTGAGCCTTGATTAGCAGTTAattccaaaaagaaaagatatgAAACGAAAGGATCAAATACAAGTAGAAAATGGCATacagctttctgtttttatcagctgtgtctttttttatcaAGATTGCAGAAGAATGGATCTGCTACATGCAGCACCATGTTACACTACTGCAATCCAGAGTAGAACAAGTATCATTCCAGCTGGGTTAACAATACATGCAGTGCAGAGTCTGTTAGACGCATTACTCTGACAAGTGACAGTTGGAGTCTTCATCATCTTCCTGACAATGCAATTTTTGAATAATCTGAATTTGGcctgtgaaaaagaaaatattatataaacatctttttaaatggtactgcaaaaagaaatgtttcaataAACACCAACAGTGTAGCTTTTTCGTCAGTAACTTCAGCTTAAATGCCTGTAAAtgtcacatacacatacaggaTGATGAATAAAGGCTTTaagttttttactttgacaaatCCACAATCATAAATGGCGAGGAAATTCTTCAAACTTGCCAACTGTATATGTgacacaaaactaaataaattgcACAATCAGAGTTGTACATAAAGAAATATGTGTGATAAGTAAAACTCTTAGTGGAAAACCGATGaatactaaaataaattatacatctgtatcattaaaagcaaatttacataaacaaaattagaaaaacaaatctgaacaaGAGGGATAAAATACTACCTTATAACCGATaacaaaaatgactgaaatgatttgtgtatattttatagTTGAATAACAATATGTCTAAAACTGAAAGAGAAAGTGCCAAACAAACACTTTATCATTTAGAAATTACAAAGTAATAGGGGATTTTTTTCTAGATTAAGACTGAAGGCAATTTATTCTGTGACTTACATTGTTATCAGAGACCATCTGACTTTGTGGTAGCATCTTTAGAGAACTCTCATACTGAGCAATTTCACTTTCAGACATTCTGTCAGAAATGAAAATAGAGGTAGTTGGCAAAGAACATACCAAAATATAcatcatcaaaaataaatatataatgtatGTAACCTGCAAGCTGTttgtaaattaaacacagcagaaatgtgaacGATTGCATCAGGTCTTACTGGTAGTTTGTGCCTGATAGAGATGTTGTATTTGGATGGCTAAGGCATGCAGAGACACTGATTGCAGGATAGTAGAACATGAAGGCCAGGCACATCTCATCAGTGGTTGCTAACCCCATCTGAAGGAGTCAGTAAGTCATGCAATTATTTATACAGTTTCAAAATATCCTTTAAGCACCAAAATTAATAGTACTCAATATGCATTTacaataatgtgtgtttgtgatgttgataaattaaTGTTTACATCACTGCAGCtggcaaatgttttattgggcttaaaaagttgtaaatgataaattagacattgttttaatataatttataacaATGCAACAGAGTTTGTTGATTGGTTATATTATGTATACCTgatctgcatctgcaaagtaaTTTGTCAAATTTCCAAAAAGTcgtggagtaaaaagtataatatttcTCTCGTATTGTAATGGGGTAGCAGTGGCAGAAAATGTAAGTACTGTAGTAGAGTAccccaaaaatatttttttcataaattgtTATTATACTATTTTATTTACAAgaataaacataataatttatGCAGCACTATATAATTAGATTGTACTAATTGATACAGGGGGTCATGTAAAGTTATACtcatatataaatgtgtgtgtgtgtaatgacatTAGCTACCTTAGTTACTTTAGTGCGATTCGCAGTGCTGTAGGTGCACTCTACTGCAATTTCATCACCCTGTGGTAAGAGACATTTTGATTTACTCATTTGAGTAAATGTGGCATGATAAATTATACAGCACTGTCAACACAGTGGGTTTGAACAACCCAAGCATATAACATGTGAACAGGGAGTCAATTACCTGCTTGATGGTCTTGATGTTTCCCAAACTAACAATTTGCTGTAGCTCAAAGTTGTAGTTTTCTTCCAAGCCCAAAAAGTCAATCTGCTCTCCATTTCTACATAGACAAAAGGTTATAAAATGGCagttaaagaagaagaatggcATCAAACCTGTGCCCACAATTATGATTTTTCACATAATGCCAAATTATGTAAAACCCCCTTTTTCGACTGATATAGAGAAAACCTCCAGACTTTCTTTCTTACCGGTAGTGGCCAACTCTGACTTTCCTCCcagttaagtgtgtgtgcattaataCAGCAAACAACTGAAGATCGGGCATAGGATTCACAAGCTAGGAATGGAAAGTAACTATGTTCAGGAACATATtcagaaacaacaaataaaatacctCTTTACTTGACCCTAAGAACCCCTCCTGCTGGCTAAAACCTCTAATAAAACACTCCATACCTGAGAAAGGACAGTCGTATTACACACCCCATAGGTGTGGAACTGAAGGGCGTTTGGAGGTATGTTATACTCCATATTGCCAACTCCAAGCAAACCGGCAGTTAAGATGCCCACGTCATGCTGTCGGAGTTGGGTTGTATAATAAAGTCTTAGCCCTGAGCTGTCTGTCTTGCCTAAACAGAGAgatagatttaaaaatgttgcactGTGGTCATGTGATAAAGAATAGTAAGTATGTCCCACTACTTACAGTGTTTAACACAGCGTCAGTGTAATTGTATAGTAGTTATTGTCCAGGcagcattaaaagtaaaagttgcaTTTAAAATCAGTTGTGTGGATCATATTATGTGGAATTTTGACAACTTTACAAAAAAAGGTCAATTTCCTGGTTGTGAAAAGGATTAATCAGTCTGTGGGAACAGGTTGGTATGTTTCTAAAGAGGACTTCTAACAATTTTACACATAACGTTTACAGTAAGTCAAGTCCCCGAAAATCACCACAGCAATGTCATGTCGATGATTTAGTTTGGGCTTGATCATGGAGGTTTGAGTGCAAAAAATAAGTGAGCGTAGAGTGCAGGGAATTAACTATAAAAGATGCTTTTGTTTAGGACCTAAAATTTTTGGCACCCATAGTGGCTTCAGTTTAGTTTTGGATAATTTGCCCAGTGTGAGTCGCTGAATCTCATGTACGTGCCGGAGTAGTCAAACTGTACTGATGACAATCAATTAGGGCTGCAATTACTAATTCGCTATTTCTTAATATGTAGTTATTATTTGTATAATCAATACATGGtttatttaatgacatttcataGAATACTGAAAAATATCAATTGCATTTTCCCAGACCCTAATGCAACTGTTCAATTGTATTCCCCCTCCCCGAGTCAGTAGTTAAAAACCCAAAAAGATTCCGTTTCTAATCACattaaactgagaaaaacatCACATCCTCGCGTGATCCGTTCAACTCTAACCTTGAATGAACACCATGATCAGCATATTGAATCCCTCATAGAATGAATAAATTGTTATAGTAGTTCTTAATGAAAGACAAAGTGAACAGGTATCCTTACCTGCCTGAAGGTTTGGATTATTGTAATGGATTTCCAGCCTATAGAAAGTAATATTGTCCACTCCTCCAAATGGAATACCTGCATGTTCTGGAAGCTCAAAGACCTGAAGTTTCATAGACACATTGGGGAACAGGTGACATGAGCATATCCCTTTCACCAATATACAAAAGAATACAATCTTGGAGTGTAAATATAGTATATTATAACAGTATAAAGGCTATGGACACTTGATAGTCCCTCACCCCTCCTCCCACTCCCCAAGCAGCCACGACCCCGAAGCAGGCATCCCCTATGTCGCCCTGGTAGCACGGCTTGTCATACGAGTGCTTCACAAAGGATGGGCAGCGGTACAGGAGCATGTGATGAACAATGTCGTAGTTCTGAATCACTGGTTCAACCTGACAGAGATTTGGTACAGAAGGTTTAAAGAACAATAATTCAAAGGACAGGAACAAGaaagacaggtttttttttcttctgaaaaacAATGCTCCtattaatgcagttttattttacattttttacttcaGGAACTACTTTCACATTTGATGATGTCTACTCTCTcacatttacaaattatttaatgacatttatagTACCTGTCtggttttaacatgttttaatatcCTTGTAGTTATacataataatactaatatCAGATGTATGAATGTAATATGAGCAAGATATGATTACCTGATATACATGAACTTTTGTGTTTAAGTTTGAAAAGTTCATGACCTTGCAGTGATAGTATGTTTGAATGGTAGGGATAGTGATCTGCAAAACATaaagatgaacaaaacacagtttgtttACATCTTAGTTTGGACattcaaacatactgtatcagaatagttttttaaaacatttccattaatccatcctaaaaaaaaaaaaacagttcccTTGTTAGATACTACTCATTAAGAGAGGAAAttggttaaagtaaaaaaaaagaaaaacacattttcaatataTTAGCATCTATAGTCAATTATTCCTACTGTACATTGTTCACTGTGGCACTAATATAGTTGCTGTTGGGAAGGGAGGTCCTGGGCATATAGTTTAAAAGGTTGACCTCCTTGGTACCTCTGCGAGCACTGTGATAAGTGATCTCATCTGTCGTTCCATATGCGTAGATCAGCTTAATGGGCTGAGCCTGTGAAGGGATCAATAGTAAGCAACAACATTCATGAGATTTCCAAGTGGAAATGGCACCTACTACATTACCAAACTGTCTAGCATTTCATGTACTTCATAGAAAGCATTATAAGCCTCTTGTGTGGCTTGTTGTTGCCGGAGCATTTGTATCTGAAAACACCCAATGAAAGACAGTAGGGGAACATTCAAGTGAACCTAACAAAAGAATTCTGAAAACAGACTTTACTGGGTTTCAAGAAAGGCATTTGGGCTTTAACTAGAGAATTAGAAGAACAATACAAAGCACTAGGGTTACAAATAACAATCCATGCTAAATCTTACTTACTTAAAAATGCCTAAGTGAGTGTGCATCTCCCTAGTTCTTACACAATAGGGTCCATTAGTTTGTTTGATAGTTGGCTTTAATGTTATGTAGTTTCCAGCAGTATTGCATCAACTAGTGatatttttctgacatttaaaagtgtGAATATTTTCACATGATTTCCATATTAATCATTAATCACTTATAATGCTTTTGTGTAGAATTTCCAAACatcaaaattattattcaaaCTGCATAAAGTTCTCAGACTAGTACTTGTAGCTTCTTAATTAAAGGAAGAAACGTCTGTCTTCTTTGTATCCAAATGCAATAAAGTATGTACAGAATAATAAAAACGTCCTACAGTGATTTGGATGTCTTGGTCATCACACGTCTGAATAGGCCTCTGAAAGGTCATGATGGTTTGACCTTCACTTTCATTTAGAGACAGGAGAGTGTAGCTTTGCTGCTTATCCACTAAAGGCATGAAGCTCCCTGTGGCGTAATAGTCCtgatgcatttaaaacaaaacaatattttcagcagcagaaagcTAATACTGTTACATTTGTCGTGTACATGTAACACAGTGTTATACACTTTATGATACACTTTATGTTTGTTGCAATGGTGGAAActtaaaactaattttcttATGTAATAACTTACTTTGAAGTAGCTTCCTTCCGGCCTAAGCCCCCCTATTACAATGTCTGACCCATTCATTCCTCCGTTCGGACTCAAGCCAAAGCCCACCCAGCCTGTTGTGTTGACTGCCAGTACGAATGTTATTTTTCCTTGCAGATTGTCAAACCCCCACTTCAAGCAGACCAGGTTTTCCGTGTCCAGGTTCACCATGAAGGGCATGGCAAGGTCTGATGCCCCAACTCCTTTTCTCCAGGCCAGGAACAGGGTgaggacagagagcagagagtgCATGCTGTCTCTTTGAAGCTGGAAATCTTCAAAATGAACTCACTGTCTTCGCGGCGGGCTAACACCCTCCTACCCTACTCCGACACACCTGCACTGCCCCATGAGGCCAGGTGATACAGGCAAAAAGTGCTCAGTCATTTATCATTTGCTATTGTGGATCAACACATATTGTACAGCACTCTGTGAGCTTATTCACATTAGGAATTGCTTTGCCACATTAcgcaaaacatttaatttcaaagatttctttaaatcGTTTTCTCATTATTAAACCCACAAATTTATCGATTTTCATGTCAAAGAAGTGACTATGCTTCAAGACTTTTTATATAATGACCCAATTAtaatctttttctctctctttcaacaGACTGTGGTCAGGTGGGCTGCGCACTTCACCTACAATATACATTAAACTGCCCACAAAAACT contains:
- the moxd1l gene encoding DBH-like monooxygenase protein 2 homolog; the encoded protein is MHSLLSVLTLFLAWRKGVGASDLAMPFMVNLDTENLVCLKWGFDNLQGKITFVLAVNTTGWVGFGLSPNGGMNGSDIVIGGLRPEGSYFKDYYATGSFMPLVDKQQSYTLLSLNESEGQTIMTFQRPIQTCDDQDIQITAQPIKLIYAYGTTDEITYHSARRGTKEVNLLNYMPRTSLPNSNYISATVNNITIPTIQTYYHCKVMNFSNLNTKVHVYQVEPVIQNYDIVHHMLLYRCPSFVKHSYDKPCYQGDIGDACFGVVAAWGVGGGVFELPEHAGIPFGGVDNITFYRLEIHYNNPNLQAGKTDSSGLRLYYTTQLRQHDVGILTAGLLGVGNMEYNIPPNALQFHTYGVCNTTVLSQLVNPMPDLQLFAVLMHTHLTGRKVRVGHYRNGEQIDFLGLEENYNFELQQIVSLGNIKTIKQGDEIAVECTYSTANRTKVTKMGLATTDEMCLAFMFYYPAISVSACLSHPNTTSLSGTNYQMSESEIAQYESSLKMLPQSQMVSDNNAKFRLFKNCIVRKMMKTPTVTCQSNASNRLCTACIVNPAGMILVLLWIAVV